From the genome of Rathayibacter sp. VKM Ac-2804:
CTGACCCGGCCCGAGGAGCCCGTTCCGCGGGCCCGCACTGCCCCGCTGTGCGGGCTCTCTGCTGGTCGAGCAGCCCGCTTGCGGGCGTATCGAGACCCGGCGTCCGTCGGCGGGTGGGTCTCGATACACCGCGTCCCGCGGCTACTCGACCAGCATGTGCCCCGCCCCCGCGTCAGGCGTGCAGCGCCGTGTTCAGCTCGATGCCGGCGCCGGTGCGGGGGAGCACCTCGACCGCGCCGGTGAGCGAGTTGCGGCGGAAGAGCAGGTTCGGCACCCCCGACAGCTCGACGGCCTTGACCGTCTGCGGCTGCCCGTCGGCGCGCGGGGCGCCGCCGACCACGACGACCTTCGTCCCCGCCGTGACGTAGAGCCCGGCCTCGACGACGGTGTCGTCGCCGATCGAGATGCCGATGCCCGAGTTCGCGCCGAGCAGAGCGCGAGCGCCGATCGACACGCGCTGCACGCCGCCGCCCGAGAGCGTCCCCATGATGGAGGCGCCGCCGCCGATGTCCGAGCCGTCGCCGACGACGACGCCCTGAGAGATCCGGCCCTCGACCATCGAGCTGCCGAGCGTCCCCGCGTTGAAGTTGACGAAGCCCTCGTGCATGACCGTCGTCCCCGGAGCGAGGTGCGCACCCAGGCGCACCCGCGAGGTGTCCGCGATGCGCACCTTCGCCGGGGTGACGTAGTCGGTCAGCCGCGGGAACTTGTCGATCCCCGCCGCCT
Proteins encoded in this window:
- the dapD gene encoding 2,3,4,5-tetrahydropyridine-2,6-dicarboxylate N-succinyltransferase → MSLQNTADSAVPAPASAWGYGLATIASDGTVLDTWFPEPRLGSIPAGRDPWIVPAEFEALAGEDARREVRIDVVTLQIDLRTAPASTSDAYLRLHLLSHLLVQPNTVNLDGIFAHLPNVVWTNAGPVAPDSFTRLRPSLRRHGIQAAGIDKFPRLTDYVTPAKVRIADTSRVRLGAHLAPGTTVMHEGFVNFNAGTLGSSMVEGRISQGVVVGDGSDIGGGASIMGTLSGGGVQRVSIGARALLGANSGIGISIGDDTVVEAGLYVTAGTKVVVVGGAPRADGQPQTVKAVELSGVPNLLFRRNSLTGAVEVLPRTGAGIELNTALHA